Part of the Capsicum annuum cultivar UCD-10X-F1 chromosome 12, UCD10Xv1.1, whole genome shotgun sequence genome is shown below.
agaaattaGGGAGATTGACAAATGATGTTACACATCATATTGTAGGGTGAGTGAATGATGAAATAAAGATTCACATCTGGTgtcttgtttgataaaattttacCTCAAGACTTATGTTGAGTTTAATGAGATAGTTGTTAGATCAAGTATGTTATATAGGGGTAGAATGATGGTCGATGAAGAATTCACACACCaaaaaataatctatatctataatctatatctataatctatatctatatctatatctatatctatatctataatatattaaaagtgtgaagccccttagaaaagtgatttgaactttttacccttcattaatgtactttgcaatagataaaatcgtcatTTActcaattatataaatttttctcTTTAAATAATATAAGCATACAAAGttagaattaaaaaagaaataaaaaacgtcttaaaaaggaaaaaataaaattaaaccatAAAAAGGAAGGTCATgctatttattgaattaaataaacAAAGGAAAGAATACAAAGTTAAAGTAAAAAAGGACACCAAAAAATCTTATACAAATTCGAAGTTCAAAAGGACaccaattatattattttaatattaataaataataaaaaataaaaatttatcatatttagatTATTCTTTTCTTGTAGGAaattatccttcattaaaatactctgcaataaacaaaatcataatttctcaattatatacatttttttatttaaataatttaagcatATAAAGTTGAATTAGAAaaggaaattaaaattttctttaaaaagggggggggagggggggaaaTTAAAtcttactaaaaattaaataagtatctatatctataatctatatctattctataatatattaaaagtctgaagccctttagaaaagtgatttgaactttttacccttcactaAAGTactttgcaatagataaaatcgtcatTTActcaattatataaatttttctcTTTAAATAATATAAGCATACAAAGCTAGAATTAAAAAGGAAATCAAAAACgtcttaaaaaggaaaaaataaaattaaaccatAAAAAGGAAGGTCATgctatttattgaattaaataaacaaaagaaagaatacAAAGTTAAAGTAAGAAAGGACACCAAAAAATCGTATACAAATCCGAAGTTCAAAAGGACaccaattatattattttaatattaataaataataaaaaataaaaatttatcacaTTTAGATTATTCTTTTCTTGTAGGAaattatccttcattaaaatactccgcaataaacaaaatcataattctcaattatataaatttttttatttaaataatttaagcatATAAAGTTGAATTAGAAAAGGAAATCAAAAAGTGAAAAGGGGCATCAAAAAACGTATACAAATTTGAAGTTAAAAAGGACACcaatcatattattttaatattaataactaatttatagaagaaaaataaaaatttaccatATTTAGATTACCCTTTTGTTGTACgaaaatgttttaaatttttataaattgagaattctttCTTAATACAACATAACATTCACAATATAGTcctcaaataaattttttctttgttattatcaCTCAAGGTCTTTTTGTTAGCTTTCGCACGATTTCATGTTGTATAGGTTCATCAATGTGCTTACAATTTGAGTTCAATCGTATTCTAAGGGTGCATCAAGAGGTTGGACTTATTGGATGGCGTTGttctttttgaaattcagaacAAGAGACCATTGTGTAGCTCTAACCAAATTcattatacaatcaaattcacaATGTAGTCCTCATACAAGTTTTTCTTTGTTATCGTCGctcaaaatttttgtgttagctTTCACATGACACTACGTTGTTTATATCCCATCAATACGCTCATAATTTGAGTTTAATCCAGTTGTAAGGGTATATCAGAGGTTTAAGTTATTAAATGACGTCTTTCGAATGAACATCGCTATGATTCTTTCTAGGATTCAGGACAGAGACCATTGTGTAACTCTAACTAAATTCACTTTANNNNNNNNNNNNNNNNNNNNNNNNNNNNNNNNNNNNNNNNNNNNNNNNNNNNNNNNNNNNNNNNNNNNNNNNNNNNNNNNNNNNNNNNNNNNNNNNNNNNNNNNNNNNNNNNNNNNNNNNNNNNNNNNNNNNNNNNNNNNNNNNNNNNNNNNNNNNNNNNNNNNNNNNNNNNNNNNNNNNNNNNNNNNNNNNNNNNNNNNNNNNNNNNNNNNNNNNNNNNNNNNNNNNNNNNNNNNNNNNNNNNNNNNNNNNNNNNNNNNNNNNNNNNNNNNNNNNNNNNNNNNNNNNNNNNNNNNNNNNNNNNNNNNNNNNNNNNNNNNNNNNNNNNNNNNNNNNNNNNNNNNNNNNNNNNNNNNNNNNNNNNNNNNNNNNNNNNNNNNNNNNNNNNNNNNNNNNNNNNNNNNNNNNNNNNNNNNNNNNNNNNNNNNNNNNNNNNNNNNNNNNNNNNNNNNNNNNNNNNNNNNNNNNNNNNNNNNNNNNNNNNNNNNNNNNNNNNNNNNNNNNNNNNNNNNNNNNNNNNNNNNNNNNNNNNNNNNNNNNNNNNNNNNNNNNNNNNNNNNNNNNNNNNNNNNNNNNNNNNNNNNNNNNNNNNNNNNNNNNNNNNNNNNNNNNNNNNNNNNNNNNNNNNNNNNNNNNNNNNNNNNNNNNNNNNNNNNNNNNNNNNNNNNNNNNNNNNNNNNNNNNNNNNNNNNNNNNNNNNNNNNNNNNNNNNNNNNNNNNNNNNNNNNNNNNNNNNNNNNNNNNNNNNNNNNNNNNNNNNNNNNNNNNNNNNNNNNNNNNNNNNNNNNNNNNNNNNNNNNNNNNNNNNNNNNNNNNNNNNNNNNNNNNNNNNNNNNNNNNNNNNNNNNNNNNNNNNNNNNNNNNNNNNNNNNNNNNNNNNNNNNNNNNNNNNNNNNNNNNNNNNNNNNNNNNNNNNNNNNNNNNNNNNNNNNNNNNNNNNNNNNNNNNNNNNNNNNNNNNNNNNNNNNNNNNNNNNNNNNNNNNNNNNNNNNNNNNNNNNNNNNNNNNNNNNNNNNNNNNNNNNNNNNNNNNNNNNNNNNNNNNNNNNNNNNNNNNNNNNNNNNNNNNNNNNNNNNNNNNNNNNNNNNNNNNNNNNNNNNNNNNNNNNNNNNNNNNNNNNNNNNNNNNNNNNNNNNNNNNNNNNNNNNNNNNNNNNNNNNNNNNNNNNNNNNNNNNNNNNNNNNNNNNNNNNNNNNNNNNNNNNNNNNNNNNNNNNNNNNNNNNNNNNNNNNNNNNNNNNNNNNNNNNNNNNNNNNNNNNNNNNNNNNNNNNNNNNNNNNNNNNNNNNNNNNNNNNNNNNNNNNNNNNNNNNNNNNNNNNNNNNNNNNNNNNNNNNNNNNNNNNNNNNNNNNNNNNNNNNNNNNNNNNNNNNNNNNNNNNNNNNNNNNNNNNNNNNNNNNNNNNNNNNNNNNNNNNNNNNNNNNNNNNNNNNNNNNNNNNNNNNNNNNNNNNNNNNNNNNNNNNNNNNNNNNNNNNNNNNNNNNNNNNNNNNNNNNNNNNNNNNNNNNNNNNNNNNNNNNNNNNNNNNNNNNNNNNNNNNNNNNNNNNNNNNNNNNNNNNNNNNNNNNNNNNNNNNNNNNNNNNNNNNNNNNNNNNNNNNNNNNNNNNNNNNNNNNNNNNNNNNNNNNNNNNNNNNNNNNNNNNNNNNNNNNNNNNNNNNNNNNNNNNNNNNNNNNNNNNNNNNNNNNNNNNNNNNNNNNNNNNNNNNNNNNNNNNNNNNNNNNNNNNNNNNNNNNNNNNNNNNNNNNNNNNNNNNNNNNNNNNNNNNNNNNNNNNNNNNNNNNNNNNNNNNNNNNNNNNNNNNNNNNNNNNNNNNNNNNNNNNNNNNNNNNNNNNNNNNNNNNNNNNNNNNNNNNNNNNNNNNNNNNNNNNNNNNNNNNNNNNNNNNNNNNNNNNNNNNNNNNNNNNNNNNNNNNNNNNNNNNNNNNNNNNNNNNNNNNNNNNNNNNNNNNNNNNNNNNNNNNNNNNNNNNNNNNNNNNNNNNNNNNNNNNNNNNNNNNNNNNNNNNNNNNNNNNNNNNNNNNNNNNNNNNNNNNNNNNNNNNNNNNNNNNNNNNNNNNNNNNNNNNNNNNNNNNNNNNNNNNNNNNNNNNNNNNNNNNNNNNNNNNNNNNNNNNNNNNNNNNNNNNNNNNNNNNNNNNNNNNNNNNNNNNNNNNNNNNNNNNNNNNNNNNNNNNNNNNNNNNNNNNNNNNNNNNNNNNNNNNNNNNNNNNNNNNNNNNNNNNNNNNNNNNNNNNNNNNNNNNNNNNNNNNNNNNNNNNNNNNNNNNNNNNNNNNNNNNNNNNNNNNNNNNNNNNNNNNNNNNNNNNNNNNNNNNNNNNNNNNNNNNNNNNNNNNNNNNNNNNNNNNNNNNNNNNNNNNNNNNNNNNNNNNNNNNNNNNNNNNNNNNNNNNNNNNNNNNNNNNNNNNNNNNNNNNNNNNNNNNNNNNNNNNNNNNNNNNNNNNNNNNNNNNNNNNNNNNNNNNNNNNNNNNNNNNNNNNNNNNNNNNNNNNNNNNNNNNNNNNNNNNNNNNNNNNNNNNNNNNNNNNNNNNNNNNNNNNNNNNNNNNNNNNNNNNNNNNNNNNNNNNNNNNNNNNNNNNNNNNNNNNNNNNNNNNNNNNNNNNNNNNNNNNNNNNNNNNNNNNNNNNNNNNNNNNNNNNNNNNNNNNNNNNNNNNNNNNNNNNNNNNNNNNNNNNNNNNNNNNNNNNNNNNNNNNNNNNNNNNNNNNNNNNNNNNNNNNNNNNNNNNNNNNNNNNNNNNNNNNNNNNNNNNNNNNNNNNNNNNNNNNNNNNNNNNNNNNNNNNNNNNNNNNNNNNNNNNNNNNNNNNNNNNNNNNNNNNNNNNNNNNNNNNNNNNNNNNNNNNNNNNNNNNNNNNNNNNNNNNNNNNNNNNNNNNNNNNNNNNNNNNNNNNNNNNNNNNNNNNNNNNNNNNNNNNNNNNNNNNNNNNNNNNNNNNNNNNNNNNNNNNNNNNNNNNNNNNNNNNNNNNNNNNNNNNNNNNNNNNNNNNNNNNNNNNNNNNCACCTAAAATCTCCTGAAGTTAATAAACCCTTGAGAAAAAAAATACCGGCGGCTCGATTCCAATCCAATCACCACTGCAACATCGCCGGCAACGGCTCGATTCAATCACAACATAAACAAATTAGTGGTCAGAATTCAAAAGGACAAATTATACTTTTTCATTTCTACAAAACACTTTTCATCTCTTGCatctttaacaaattcaaattcttgaaaaatatcaaaaaaatatggcttctttttcttctttcttttgacTCTCAAGCCTTCATATTCAAACCCCACCTCTTAAAAAATCAACTTTTCTTGGTTCAATCTATGAACATTAGTAGTGTTCATACCTAATCAATACTTAAACCATCATCAACCTCAGTTACTATTACAACAAAATTCAATCTTTATAAGATTCTTGGAGGTAGAGGTCTATGTAATGAGTATTGTTGTTTGATGATGTACCGGAGAAGAAAAGGGTGTGGGGTGTGGGTATGGGGTGCAGGGTAGGGATGAGAGGTGAGGGAGGGGTGGGGggcattaaagaagaaaaagtttgattatatatatgtgtgtgtgtaaaataagtaggaaagaaagaagaaaaatttgttttttaaataataaacgcgctcttttttttttaaatgccaCGTCAGTATTAGGGGTGAAATAAATACagtttaaagatgttaagggggggtaaataaacaaaagtttagtttaagtgctaaaatgAGTTTGGAGAACAAGTTCAGGGAAGAAATCATGTCTTTTCTCTAGTaaaaatgatagatattgttgaGATAAAATGTATAAGCATAATATGAGAGGAGATTAGGAATACAGATATTCGTATAAGGTAGGAGTGACTTTTATGGCAAACAAGATAACATAAAGCAAGACTAATATGATTAGGACATGTAAAACGAGGTGTATATCCTAAATAAAGAAGTGTCCGAAATTGACTATGATAGGTATGACGAGATAGTGAAGTAAACCCAAAAAGTATTAAAAAGAGGTGATTAAATAACATCACACAtttacaatttatcaaacacatgaccCAAGAATATAAAGACTAGAACCAAAGTAGAAAatttcccttattattattattattattataaatattcttactatcttattcttcaatatcatttttacatattgtttctttttgtttcaACTATTATAGTATTCTATTTAGGGGTGGACATTCGGTATTCGATTCGatattttcaaagtttgaatTCGGTAATCGGTATTTGAATGTAGATACCACATACTATACTTATAAATATCAGTTCGATAATTTgataatcggtaaattaaactttgGTTCGGTACGAAATTTGTTAATACCATATCAAAGTTGAAGATGtgcaaatgtacgtttaaacttcaaagagtatatttaataaaaactcaatttagtattctttttacgaatatattatcAAAGTCCAAAAGATTTTTTGGGATGACCAATACTATTGTCCATTAGgttggttttatatatatatatatatatatatattcgataaatactgaataccaaacggtattaatatcttgtaccaaacccaattttgaataccaaaatattaaaattttactcccaaataccatatcaaataccgaattaccgaatatcaattatcaaattttttgatTCGATTCGGTAATTTGATTTTCGATTGTTTTTCATCTttgacttctttatttttatattttaattttttttcttaaacacaacaacaataacactaACAAGATTATATAAAATAGAGCCCGGAAGGATAGAGCACACAGAGTAGAGAAGttgtttgagaatttttttgttagaaaaataacataaatatacaccttaacttagcatatttacacaaatcttcatcattgtaaaataattacaaaaatttcaactaattatgtatctttgttgaatatatcgagagctaattatatattttgataaatttaaaattgccgggggtctatcggaaacagcctttctacttcatcagaggtagaggtatgaactgcgtacatcttacccccagaccccactaggtgggaatacactgggtttgttgttgttgttgttgttgtgataaatttaaaattgaaaaaaaagtatcgaaagctaattatgtatctttatacaGGAAAAAATGAATCTTtcttggatgtattatgtattttgatAGATTTAAAATCGAAAAAATACATTGAAATCTAATTATGTATccttacaaaagaaaaatatatattcattgaATATATGGGAGCTATTATATATTTTGACATattcaaaattgagattttcagtaattatgtaaaatattgtgattttttataattaaacttcaaattatgTAAATTTATGATGTTTGccaaatatttttttccctaATTATAATacgttaaaaattaaaaatatttcatttttccttttatctcaCCTTCATTTGCTTCCTTAGCCTCAAAGTTTGCAATTCTCCCTATTTGATCAGCAAATTGAACCTCCTTATTCTGTTCTATATCCTTCTCAACTCCCATCCAATTTCAATCtctaaaaaaccctaatttcagtttgatttaattcaaatttaattgcaagcaattaattaataatttctaGATCTCCGATCAATGGCGAAAGAATTCAACGTCCCGCCGGTGGTTTTTCCGTCCGGCGGTAACCCGGGCCCACAACAACGCCGTCTCCCAACGGCGCCGTTTCAGCCGCCGAAACCATCAAACCCTGGAATTCCCTTCATGTCCTTCGATGTCGGATCCGCCGCCGCTTCCACGTCATTCTCCACTCCGCAATTCGCCACCACCATCGGCGGTGCCGGCGTCGGAGGAGGATCGCTAGGTTTTGAAGATGAGCCGCCGTTACTGGAAGAGCTTGGAATTAACACAAAGCAAATCTACCAAAAGACACTTTCGATTTTGAATCCGTTTAGGGTTAAAGCAGATCTACATGAAGATGCTGATTTATCTGGACCGTTCATTTTCCTAATGGCGTTCGGTTTGTTTCAATTACTCGCAGGGAAATTGCATTTTGGTATTATATTGGGATGGGTGATTATGGCTTCTATGTTTCTGTACGTGGTGTTTAATATGCTTGCTGGAAGAAATGGGAATTTGGATTTGTACAGGTGTGTTAGCCTGATTGGTTATTGTATGTTGCCTATTGTGATATTATCCGCGATCTCGTTGTTTTTGCCTGGTGGATTGGTGATCAAGGTGGTGACGGGAGTTTTCGTGATATGGTCCACTAGGGTTTGTACAAGGCTCGTGGTTGAATTGGCATCGTGTGGTGATGAACATCGTGGGCTGATCACGTACGCTTGTT
Proteins encoded:
- the LOC107851305 gene encoding protein YIPF5 homolog, with amino-acid sequence MAKEFNVPPVVFPSGGNPGPQQRRLPTAPFQPPKPSNPGIPFMSFDVGSAAASTSFSTPQFATTIGGAGVGGGSLGFEDEPPLLEELGINTKQIYQKTLSILNPFRVKADLHEDADLSGPFIFLMAFGLFQLLAGKLHFGIILGWVIMASMFLYVVFNMLAGRNGNLDLYRCVSLIGYCMLPIVILSAISLFLPGGLVIKVVTGVFVIWSTRVCTRLVVELASCGDEHRGLITYACFLIYMLFSLLVIF